A window of Conger conger chromosome 13, fConCon1.1, whole genome shotgun sequence contains these coding sequences:
- the LOC133107438 gene encoding olfactory receptor 52K1-like: MMTKNTTNFVFTLSGFEDETKETKHVIFSVAFICYFLIVFINVTLILTILQDKSLHEPMYFFLCNLCINALYGTMGFYPKFLSDLHSGYNVISYEGCLLQAFVIYSTVVCDYSILAVMAYDRYVAICRPLEYHSIMTNQAVVKFLVLSWFPPLLCQGILIFLIYRLILCRSNIENLFCSNWAIVRLSCYSTTVNNVVGYIEVFVYAGHVIYIITSYVRLIRICLKSTENRSKFMPHLLALINVTLSILFDAMYSRYGSRNISSGQRYFLAIEFLAFPPLFNPIIYGIQLTKLRHALLGIHRKRNRVNLE; the protein is encoded by the coding sequence ATGATGACAAAGAACACAACTAATTTTGTATTCACGCTTTCTGGATTTGAAGATGAAACAAAAGAAACCAAACATGTTATTTTCTCTGTCGCTTTTATTTGCTATTTTCTTATTGTGTTCATCAATGTGACGCTCATTTTAACCATCCTCCAAGATAAATCTCTCCACGAGCCCATGTATTTTTTCCTATGTAATCTGTGTATTAATGCACTGTATGGAACAATGGGTTTCTACCCTAAATTCCTATCAGACTTGCACTCTGGATATAATGTGATCTCGTATGAAGGATGCCTTCTGCAAGCATTTGTCATCTACtccactgttgtgtgtgattaTTCAATTTTAGCAGTTATGGCATATGACCGATATGTTGCAATATGCAGACCACTGGAGTATCATTCTATTATGACTAATCAGGCTGTTGTTAAATTCTTGGTGTTATCCTGGTTTCCTCCTCTTCTGTGCCAgggcattttaatttttttgatttACAGATTAATTTTATGTCGATCAAACATAGAAAATCTCTTTTGTTCAAACTGGGCGATTGTAAGGCTTTCTTGTTATTCAACTACAGTTAATAATGTGGTTGGTTACATTGAAGTTTTTGTTTATGCAGGTCATGTGATTTATATTATCACCTCTTATGTGAGACTGATCAGAATATGCTTAAAATCCACAGAAAACAGAAGCAAATTCATGCCACATTTGCTAGCACTGATAAATGTGACACTTTCTATACTTTTTGATGCCATGTACAGTCGATATGGATCAAGGAATATTTCATCAGGTCAACGGTATTTCCTGGCAATAGAATTCCTGGCATTCCCACCACTGTTCAATCCCATCATTTACGGAATACAGCTGACTAAACTTCGGCACGCACTGCTGGGGATACACAGGAAACGCAACAGGGTAAATCTTGAATGA